The genomic interval CATCAGCTTTTACACGTTTTCGGCCGGCGGCTATCTCATCGACGTCTACCGCGGCACGGTCGCGCCGGAGCGCTCGCTGCTCACATTCGGCACGTACCTGACCATGTTCCCGAAGCTCGTCTCCGGCCCGATCGCGAGCTATGCGCAGCTGCAGCCGGAGTTCGGCGCACGCGATGTGTCGCTGCGGCAGGCGGTCGATGGGCTGAAGCTGTTCGTGTTCGGCATGGCGTTCAAGATCCTGCTCGCCAACCAGCTCGGCGGCCTCTGGAGCGATGTGACCACGATCGGCTTTGAGAGCCTCTCGACGCCGCTGGCGTGGATGGCTGCGTTCGCGTATTCGTTCCAGCTCTATTTCGACTTCTGGGGCTACTCGCTCATGGCCATCGGCATCGGCCGGATGCTCGGCTTCCACCTGCCGGAAAACTTCCGCTGCCCGTACCTCGCGCTGAGCATGACGGAGTTCTGGCGCCGGTGGCACATCACGCTGGGCACATGGTTCCGCAATTATCTGTATTTCCCGCTCGGCGGCAGCCGCTGCAGCCGCGGGCGCATGATCTTCAACCTCCTGGTCGTCTGGCTGGCGACCGGGCTCTGGCACGGCGCGCACCTGAACTTCCTGCTCTGGGGTCTGGGCCTGTTTGGAATCCTCACGGTCGAAAAGCTCTGGCTCAAAAAATACCTTGACCGCTGGCCGGTGCTCGGGCATCTGTACATGCTCGTGCTCATCCCGCTGTCGTGGGCGGTGTTTTCCGTGTCGGATCTCGGGCAGCTCGGCGCGTACTTCGGCCGCCTGCTGCCGCTGTTTTCGCACACGGCGGCGGCTTACCCGCTCGATTTTCTCAAGTACGGCAAGACCTACGGGGTGTTCCTCGTGCTGGGCCTCGTGTGCTCGACGTCGCTGCCGGCTTATCTGTACCGCCGGCTCAAGGGCACGTGGGCCGGGGCAGTCATTCTGGCCGTGCTGTTCTGGCTGTGCCTGTTCTGCCTGAG from Clostridiales bacterium carries:
- a CDS encoding MBOAT family protein codes for the protein MVFSSLSFLFCFFPAFLLVYYLTPSRPAGARNAVLLVGSCVFYIIGLDGQWAYFALLAASVLVNYGLGLAITRDKPRAKLWLIVGLCYNFLWLFLFKYLNFLLTGVNGVLGWVSGGKAAVPLLGWALPVGISFYTFSAGGYLIDVYRGTVAPERSLLTFGTYLTMFPKLVSGPIASYAQLQPEFGARDVSLRQAVDGLKLFVFGMAFKILLANQLGGLWSDVTTIGFESLSTPLAWMAAFAYSFQLYFDFWGYSLMAIGIGRMLGFHLPENFRCPYLALSMTEFWRRWHITLGTWFRNYLYFPLGGSRCSRGRMIFNLLVVWLATGLWHGAHLNFLLWGLGLFGILTVEKLWLKKYLDRWPVLGHLYMLVLIPLSWAVFSVSDLGQLGAYFGRLLPLFSHTAAAYPLDFLKYGKTYGVFLVLGLVCSTSLPAYLYRRLKGTWAGAVILAVLFWLCLFCLSKGMNDPFMYFRF